A section of the Triticum dicoccoides isolate Atlit2015 ecotype Zavitan chromosome 7A, WEW_v2.0, whole genome shotgun sequence genome encodes:
- the LOC119327580 gene encoding nuclear transcription factor Y subunit C-4-like, whose product MVPTSQPQPPMGDVTPAGSQPTQEFPGNPAQLSAQEQLMYEQSQEYQLQLQQQLQRQLQQLWAEQRSEIEQVTDMKNHPLPPTRIRKIMRADEDVRMISAEAPALFAKACEMFTLEMTTRSWMVTEEDKRRVLQRSDIAAAVARTDDYDFLLDLFTREETKHGVLLRRTGQQPMGTQAGAYPYYYAPQQQVAGASMAYGGPSTYVWQEPQVQEQGHAHASTYVWQEPQQQQEEP is encoded by the coding sequence ATGGTACCGACTTCGCAACCTCAGCCTCCAATGGGTGATGTCACTCCTGCCGGTTCACAGCCAACACAAGAATTCCCTGGCAATCCAGCTCAGCTCAGTGCTCAGGAGCAGCTTATGTACGAGCAGTCGCAGGAGTATCAGCTGCAGCTCCAGCAGCAGCTCCAGAGGCAGCTCCAGCAGCTCTGGGCCGAGCAGCGGTCAGAGATCGAGCAGGTGACTGACATGAAGAACCACCCCCTGCCACCCACCAGGATAAGGAAGATCATGAGGGCCGATGAGGACGTCCGCATGATCTCGGCAGAAGCTCCGGCGCTCTTCGCGAAAGCATGTGAGATGTTCACGCTGGAGATGACGACGAGGTCATGGATGGTCACCGAGGAGGACAAGCGCCGGGTCCTGCAGAGGAGTGACATCGCCGCGGCTGTGGCTAGGACTGACGATTACGACTTCCTGCTGGATTTGTTTACCAGAGAAGAGACGAAGCATGGGGTCCTGCTTCGTAGGACCGGGCAGCAGCCCATGGGGACTCAAGCTGGTGCATACCCGTACTACTATGCGCCGCAGCAGCAGGTGGCAGGTGCGTCGATGGCATACGGTGGCCCGTCTACCTATGTGTGGCAAGAGCCTCAGGTACAAGAGCAGGGCCATGCCCATGCGTCCACCTACGTGTGGCAAGAGCCTCAGCAACAACAGGAGGAGCCCTGA